One part of the Oncorhynchus clarkii lewisi isolate Uvic-CL-2024 chromosome 7, UVic_Ocla_1.0, whole genome shotgun sequence genome encodes these proteins:
- the LOC139413276 gene encoding RNA-binding protein 5-like isoform X1, with protein sequence MFSSPPQSLIVVTTIEMGADKRVSRTERSGRYGGNNQGRGERRERGDQEREHVTRRWGEERRIERYDGGEHRGNRASPERDRKRRNNDGAEEGYHSDGDYPEQDYRGEPGEEKESKTIMLRGLSLHVTEGDIRAALDQLEGPQPIDVRLMKKRTGISRGFAFVEFYHLQDATRWMETNQKLLVIQGKSVAMHYSNPRHKFEDWLCNTCGLYNFRRRLKCFRCGASKAECETNTTGVRETQQSGDYYGDTIILRNIAPLTTVEAIMTALAPYANLSTSNIRLIKDKQTGQNRGFTFVQLSSPLEASQLLTILQGLQPPLKLDGKTIGVDYAKSARKDLLLPDCNRISAFSVASTAIAAAQWSSSQPQQGAEGQLSEYSYLEEGYVPYTQDYQAYYQQAAGDLSQGNGILGAAPAATGVVISQVAQVYQPRLISHTATQALQLAQQLEAKQTGVHSATITAPVSTATATLSGLATDTAVPDTSTYQYDESSGYYFDPETGLYYDPNTHYYYNSQTQQYLYWDSEKQTYVPASAADQTEQTANAAAASKEAKESKERKQEKPKSKTAQQIAKDMERWAKSLNKQKENFKSSFQPVSQEERKEAAAADAGFTLFEKKQAGSLEMLMSEAVQRPEEQAPTNSAKVGLVAAYSGDSDPEEGGAAEPERDGGEQGQDQLTDWKKMACLLCRRQFPNKDGLVRHQQLSDLHKQNLEVHRRSKLSEAELEELERKETEMKYRDRAAERREKYGIPEPPAPKKKKFTAQPAPVVNYEQPTKDGLNSDNIGNKMLQAMGWQEGRGLGRNQQGITAPIEAQLRAKGAGLGTKGSSYGLSASDTYKDAVRKAMFARFTEME encoded by the exons ATGTTCTCTTCCCCCCCCCAATCTTTGATAGTCGTGACAACCATTGAAATGGGAGCTGATAAGCG GGTGAGTCGCACAGAGCGTAGCGGCAGATACGGCGGCAACAATCAGGGCCGGGGTGAGAGGCGAGAGCGAGGAGACCAGGAACGAGAGCACGTCACGCGACGCTGGGGTGAAGAGAGACGCATCGAACGCTACGATGGAGGGGAACACCGGGGGAACAGAGCCAGTCCAGAG agagacaggaagcgGCGGAACAACGATGGAGCTGAAGAAGGCTACCACTCTGATGGAGACTACCCGGAGCAGGACTACAGGGGGGAGccaggggaggagaaggagagtaaaACCATCATGCTCCGGGGCCTGTCTCTTCACGTCACAGAGGGAGAT ATCCGAGCTGCCCTGGACCAGCTGGAGGGACCCCAGCCAATAGATGTCCGGTTGATGAAGAAGAGGACAG GTATAAGCAGAGGTTTCGCCTTCGTGGAGTTTTATCACTTGCAAGATGCTACCCGATGGATGGAGACCAATCAG AAACTCCTGGTCATCCAAGGCAAGAGTGTGGCCATGCACTACAGCAACCCCCGGCACAAGTTTGAAGACTGGCTCTGCAACACT TGCGGCCTGTACAATTTCCGGAGGAGGCTGAAGTGCTTCAGGTGCGGAGCATCCAAAGCTG AGTGTGAAACCAACACCACTGGAGTCCGAGAGACCCAGCAGAGCGGAGACTACTACGGCGACA CGATCATCCTTAGGAACATCGCCCCCCTTACCACTGTGGAGGCCATAATGACTGCCCTGGCCCCCTACGCCAACCTGTCAACCAGCAACATCCGTCTCATCAAGGACAAACAGACGGGCCAGAACAGAGGCTTCACCTTCGTACAGCTTTCCTCCCCTCTG GAGGCTTCTCAGCTCCTAACTATCTTACAAGGACTGCAGCCCCCTCTCAAGCTGGATGGGAAGACCATCGGTGTGGACTATGCCAAGAGTGCCAGGAA GGATCTCTTGCTCCCAGACTGTAACCGGATCAGTGCCTTCTCTGTGGCCAgcacagccatcgctgctgcccagtggtcctCCAGCCAG CCACAGCAGGGTGCTGAAGGACAGCTGTCGGAGTACAGCTACCTAGAGGAGGGCTACGTTCCCTACACACAG GACTACCAGGCTTACTACCAGCAGGCAGCAGGAGACCTCTCCCAGGGGAACGGAATACTGGGAG CGGCCCCAGCTGCTACAGGAGTGGTGATCTCACAGGTTGCACAGGTCTACCAACCCCGCCTTATCAGTCACACTGCCACACAG GCACTGCAATTGGCCCAGCAACTGGAAGCAAAACAGACCGGAGTTCACTCTGCAACCATTACAGCGCCGGTTTCCACAGCAACAGCGACACTCTCTGGACTGGCCACAGACACTG CTGTTCCTGACACCTCCACCTACCAGTATGACGAGTCCTCGGGCTACTACTTCGACCCTGAAACTGGCCTCTACTACGACCCAAATACCCAT tactaCTATAATTCCCAAACACAGCAGTACCTGTACTGGGACAGCGAGAAGCAGACGTACGTCCCTGCCTCAGCCGCCGACCAAACTGAGCAGACGGCAAACGCAGCAGCAGCCAGCAAAGAGGCTAAGGAATCCAAGGAGAGGAAACAAGAGAAGCCCAAGAGCAAGACGGCTCAACAG ATTGCTAAGGACATGGAGCGCTGGGCGAAGAGTCTGAACAAGCAGAAGGAGAACTTCAAAAGCAGCTTCCAGCCCGTCAGccaggaagagaggaaagaggccgCGGCCGCCGACGCAGGCTTCACACTCTTCGAGAAGAAG CAGGCTGGAAGCTTGGAAATGCTCATGTCAGAAGCAGTGCAGCGCCCAGAGGAGCAGGCCCCAACCAACTCAGCCAAG GTTGGTCTGGTGGCAGCCTACAGTGGGGACAGTGACCCAGAGGAGGGGGGTGCAGCAGAGCCGGAGCGCGATGGTGGTGAGCAGGGCCAGGATCAGCTGACGGACTGGAAGAAGATGGCCTGCCTGCTGTGTAGGAGACAGTTCCCCAATAAGGACGGCCTGGTGCGCCACCAGCAGCTCTCTGACCTTCACAAG CAAAACCTGGAGGTCCACCGCAGATCTAAGCTGAGTGAGGCTGAGCTGGAAGAGCTGGAGAGGAAAGAGACCGAG ATGAAGTACAGAGACCGGGctgcggagaggagagagaaatacgGCATCCCTGAACCCCCAGCACCCAAAAAGAAGAAATTCACAGCACAGCCAGCACCAGTCGT TAACTATGAGCAACCCACCAAAGACGGTCTGAACAGTGACAACATTGGGAACAAGATGCTGCAGGCCATGGGATGGCAGGAAGGCAGAGGTCTGGGCCGCAACCAGCAGGGCATCACTGCACCTATTGAG GCCCAGCTGAGGGCGAAGGGAGCTGGTCTGGGAACCAAAGGCAGCAGCTACGGCCTGTCTGCCTCAGACACTTACAAAGACGCTGTCCGCAAAGCCATGTTTGCCCGCTTCACTGAAATGGAGTGA
- the LOC139413276 gene encoding RNA-binding protein 5-like isoform X7, whose product MFSSPPQSLIVVTTIEMGADKRVSRTERSGRYGGNNQGRGERRERGDQEREHVTRRWGEERRIERYDGGEHRGNRASPERDRKRRNNDGAEEGYHSDGDYPEQDYRGEPGEEKESKTIMLRGLSLHVTEGDIRAALDQLEGPQPIDVRLMKKRTGISRGFAFVEFYHLQDATRWMETNQKLLVIQGKSVAMHYSNPRHKFEDWLCNTCGLYNFRRRLKCFRCGASKAECETNTTGVRETQQSGDYYGDTIILRNIAPLTTVEAIMTALAPYANLSTSNIRLIKDKQTGQNRGFTFVQLSSPLEASQLLTILQGLQPPLKLDGKTIGVDYAKSARKDLLLPDCNRISAFSVASTAIAAAQWSSSQPQQGAEGQLSEYSYLEEGYVPYTQDYQAYYQQAAGDLSQGNGILGAAPAATGVVISQVAQVYQPRLISHTATQALQLAQQLEAKQTGVHSATITAPVSTATATLSGLATDTAVPDTSTYQYDESSGYYFDPETGLYYDPNTHYYYNSQTQQYLYWDSEKQTYVPASAADQTEQTANAAAASKEAKESKERKQEKPKSKTAQQIAKDMERWAKSLNKQKENFKSSFQPVSQEERKEAAAADAGFTLFEKKAGSLEMLMSEAVQRPEEQAPTNSAKVGLVAAYSGDSDPEEGGAAEPERDGGEQGQDQLTDWKKMACLLCRRQFPNKDGLVRHQQLSDLHKQNLEVHRRSKLSEAELEELERKETEMKYRDRAAERREKYGIPEPPAPKKKKFTAQPAPVVNYEQPTKDGLNSDNIGNKMLQAMGWQEGRGLGRNQQGITAPIEAQLRAKGAGLGTKGSSYGLSASDTYKDAVRKAMFARFTEME is encoded by the exons ATGTTCTCTTCCCCCCCCCAATCTTTGATAGTCGTGACAACCATTGAAATGGGAGCTGATAAGCG GGTGAGTCGCACAGAGCGTAGCGGCAGATACGGCGGCAACAATCAGGGCCGGGGTGAGAGGCGAGAGCGAGGAGACCAGGAACGAGAGCACGTCACGCGACGCTGGGGTGAAGAGAGACGCATCGAACGCTACGATGGAGGGGAACACCGGGGGAACAGAGCCAGTCCAGAG agagacaggaagcgGCGGAACAACGATGGAGCTGAAGAAGGCTACCACTCTGATGGAGACTACCCGGAGCAGGACTACAGGGGGGAGccaggggaggagaaggagagtaaaACCATCATGCTCCGGGGCCTGTCTCTTCACGTCACAGAGGGAGAT ATCCGAGCTGCCCTGGACCAGCTGGAGGGACCCCAGCCAATAGATGTCCGGTTGATGAAGAAGAGGACAG GTATAAGCAGAGGTTTCGCCTTCGTGGAGTTTTATCACTTGCAAGATGCTACCCGATGGATGGAGACCAATCAG AAACTCCTGGTCATCCAAGGCAAGAGTGTGGCCATGCACTACAGCAACCCCCGGCACAAGTTTGAAGACTGGCTCTGCAACACT TGCGGCCTGTACAATTTCCGGAGGAGGCTGAAGTGCTTCAGGTGCGGAGCATCCAAAGCTG AGTGTGAAACCAACACCACTGGAGTCCGAGAGACCCAGCAGAGCGGAGACTACTACGGCGACA CGATCATCCTTAGGAACATCGCCCCCCTTACCACTGTGGAGGCCATAATGACTGCCCTGGCCCCCTACGCCAACCTGTCAACCAGCAACATCCGTCTCATCAAGGACAAACAGACGGGCCAGAACAGAGGCTTCACCTTCGTACAGCTTTCCTCCCCTCTG GAGGCTTCTCAGCTCCTAACTATCTTACAAGGACTGCAGCCCCCTCTCAAGCTGGATGGGAAGACCATCGGTGTGGACTATGCCAAGAGTGCCAGGAA GGATCTCTTGCTCCCAGACTGTAACCGGATCAGTGCCTTCTCTGTGGCCAgcacagccatcgctgctgcccagtggtcctCCAGCCAG CCACAGCAGGGTGCTGAAGGACAGCTGTCGGAGTACAGCTACCTAGAGGAGGGCTACGTTCCCTACACACAG GACTACCAGGCTTACTACCAGCAGGCAGCAGGAGACCTCTCCCAGGGGAACGGAATACTGGGAG CGGCCCCAGCTGCTACAGGAGTGGTGATCTCACAGGTTGCACAGGTCTACCAACCCCGCCTTATCAGTCACACTGCCACACAG GCACTGCAATTGGCCCAGCAACTGGAAGCAAAACAGACCGGAGTTCACTCTGCAACCATTACAGCGCCGGTTTCCACAGCAACAGCGACACTCTCTGGACTGGCCACAGACACTG CTGTTCCTGACACCTCCACCTACCAGTATGACGAGTCCTCGGGCTACTACTTCGACCCTGAAACTGGCCTCTACTACGACCCAAATACCCAT tactaCTATAATTCCCAAACACAGCAGTACCTGTACTGGGACAGCGAGAAGCAGACGTACGTCCCTGCCTCAGCCGCCGACCAAACTGAGCAGACGGCAAACGCAGCAGCAGCCAGCAAAGAGGCTAAGGAATCCAAGGAGAGGAAACAAGAGAAGCCCAAGAGCAAGACGGCTCAACAG ATTGCTAAGGACATGGAGCGCTGGGCGAAGAGTCTGAACAAGCAGAAGGAGAACTTCAAAAGCAGCTTCCAGCCCGTCAGccaggaagagaggaaagaggccgCGGCCGCCGACGCAGGCTTCACACTCTTCGAGAAGAAG GCTGGAAGCTTGGAAATGCTCATGTCAGAAGCAGTGCAGCGCCCAGAGGAGCAGGCCCCAACCAACTCAGCCAAG GTTGGTCTGGTGGCAGCCTACAGTGGGGACAGTGACCCAGAGGAGGGGGGTGCAGCAGAGCCGGAGCGCGATGGTGGTGAGCAGGGCCAGGATCAGCTGACGGACTGGAAGAAGATGGCCTGCCTGCTGTGTAGGAGACAGTTCCCCAATAAGGACGGCCTGGTGCGCCACCAGCAGCTCTCTGACCTTCACAAG CAAAACCTGGAGGTCCACCGCAGATCTAAGCTGAGTGAGGCTGAGCTGGAAGAGCTGGAGAGGAAAGAGACCGAG ATGAAGTACAGAGACCGGGctgcggagaggagagagaaatacgGCATCCCTGAACCCCCAGCACCCAAAAAGAAGAAATTCACAGCACAGCCAGCACCAGTCGT TAACTATGAGCAACCCACCAAAGACGGTCTGAACAGTGACAACATTGGGAACAAGATGCTGCAGGCCATGGGATGGCAGGAAGGCAGAGGTCTGGGCCGCAACCAGCAGGGCATCACTGCACCTATTGAG GCCCAGCTGAGGGCGAAGGGAGCTGGTCTGGGAACCAAAGGCAGCAGCTACGGCCTGTCTGCCTCAGACACTTACAAAGACGCTGTCCGCAAAGCCATGTTTGCCCGCTTCACTGAAATGGAGTGA
- the LOC139413276 gene encoding RNA-binding protein 5-like isoform X4 gives MFSSPPQSLIVVTTIEMGADKRVSRTERSGRYGGNNQGRGERRERGDQEREHVTRRWGEERRIERYDGGEHRGNRASPEQRDRKRRNNDGAEEGYHSDGDYPEQDYRGEPGEEKESKTIMLRGLSLHVTEGDIRAALDQLEGPQPIDVRLMKKRTGISRGFAFVEFYHLQDATRWMETNQKLLVIQGKSVAMHYSNPRHKFEDWLCNTCGLYNFRRRLKCFRCGASKAECETNTTGVRETQQSGDYYGDTIILRNIAPLTTVEAIMTALAPYANLSTSNIRLIKDKQTGQNRGFTFVQLSSPLEASQLLTILQGLQPPLKLDGKTIGVDYAKSARKDLLLPDCNRISAFSVASTAIAAAQWSSSQQGAEGQLSEYSYLEEGYVPYTQDYQAYYQQAAGDLSQGNGILGAAPAATGVVISQVAQVYQPRLISHTATQALQLAQQLEAKQTGVHSATITAPVSTATATLSGLATDTAVPDTSTYQYDESSGYYFDPETGLYYDPNTHYYYNSQTQQYLYWDSEKQTYVPASAADQTEQTANAAAASKEAKESKERKQEKPKSKTAQQIAKDMERWAKSLNKQKENFKSSFQPVSQEERKEAAAADAGFTLFEKKAGSLEMLMSEAVQRPEEQAPTNSAKVGLVAAYSGDSDPEEGGAAEPERDGGEQGQDQLTDWKKMACLLCRRQFPNKDGLVRHQQLSDLHKQNLEVHRRSKLSEAELEELERKETEMKYRDRAAERREKYGIPEPPAPKKKKFTAQPAPVVNYEQPTKDGLNSDNIGNKMLQAMGWQEGRGLGRNQQGITAPIEAQLRAKGAGLGTKGSSYGLSASDTYKDAVRKAMFARFTEME, from the exons ATGTTCTCTTCCCCCCCCCAATCTTTGATAGTCGTGACAACCATTGAAATGGGAGCTGATAAGCG GGTGAGTCGCACAGAGCGTAGCGGCAGATACGGCGGCAACAATCAGGGCCGGGGTGAGAGGCGAGAGCGAGGAGACCAGGAACGAGAGCACGTCACGCGACGCTGGGGTGAAGAGAGACGCATCGAACGCTACGATGGAGGGGAACACCGGGGGAACAGAGCCAGTCCAGAG cagagagacaggaagcgGCGGAACAACGATGGAGCTGAAGAAGGCTACCACTCTGATGGAGACTACCCGGAGCAGGACTACAGGGGGGAGccaggggaggagaaggagagtaaaACCATCATGCTCCGGGGCCTGTCTCTTCACGTCACAGAGGGAGAT ATCCGAGCTGCCCTGGACCAGCTGGAGGGACCCCAGCCAATAGATGTCCGGTTGATGAAGAAGAGGACAG GTATAAGCAGAGGTTTCGCCTTCGTGGAGTTTTATCACTTGCAAGATGCTACCCGATGGATGGAGACCAATCAG AAACTCCTGGTCATCCAAGGCAAGAGTGTGGCCATGCACTACAGCAACCCCCGGCACAAGTTTGAAGACTGGCTCTGCAACACT TGCGGCCTGTACAATTTCCGGAGGAGGCTGAAGTGCTTCAGGTGCGGAGCATCCAAAGCTG AGTGTGAAACCAACACCACTGGAGTCCGAGAGACCCAGCAGAGCGGAGACTACTACGGCGACA CGATCATCCTTAGGAACATCGCCCCCCTTACCACTGTGGAGGCCATAATGACTGCCCTGGCCCCCTACGCCAACCTGTCAACCAGCAACATCCGTCTCATCAAGGACAAACAGACGGGCCAGAACAGAGGCTTCACCTTCGTACAGCTTTCCTCCCCTCTG GAGGCTTCTCAGCTCCTAACTATCTTACAAGGACTGCAGCCCCCTCTCAAGCTGGATGGGAAGACCATCGGTGTGGACTATGCCAAGAGTGCCAGGAA GGATCTCTTGCTCCCAGACTGTAACCGGATCAGTGCCTTCTCTGTGGCCAgcacagccatcgctgctgcccagtggtcctCCAGCCAG CAGGGTGCTGAAGGACAGCTGTCGGAGTACAGCTACCTAGAGGAGGGCTACGTTCCCTACACACAG GACTACCAGGCTTACTACCAGCAGGCAGCAGGAGACCTCTCCCAGGGGAACGGAATACTGGGAG CGGCCCCAGCTGCTACAGGAGTGGTGATCTCACAGGTTGCACAGGTCTACCAACCCCGCCTTATCAGTCACACTGCCACACAG GCACTGCAATTGGCCCAGCAACTGGAAGCAAAACAGACCGGAGTTCACTCTGCAACCATTACAGCGCCGGTTTCCACAGCAACAGCGACACTCTCTGGACTGGCCACAGACACTG CTGTTCCTGACACCTCCACCTACCAGTATGACGAGTCCTCGGGCTACTACTTCGACCCTGAAACTGGCCTCTACTACGACCCAAATACCCAT tactaCTATAATTCCCAAACACAGCAGTACCTGTACTGGGACAGCGAGAAGCAGACGTACGTCCCTGCCTCAGCCGCCGACCAAACTGAGCAGACGGCAAACGCAGCAGCAGCCAGCAAAGAGGCTAAGGAATCCAAGGAGAGGAAACAAGAGAAGCCCAAGAGCAAGACGGCTCAACAG ATTGCTAAGGACATGGAGCGCTGGGCGAAGAGTCTGAACAAGCAGAAGGAGAACTTCAAAAGCAGCTTCCAGCCCGTCAGccaggaagagaggaaagaggccgCGGCCGCCGACGCAGGCTTCACACTCTTCGAGAAGAAG GCTGGAAGCTTGGAAATGCTCATGTCAGAAGCAGTGCAGCGCCCAGAGGAGCAGGCCCCAACCAACTCAGCCAAG GTTGGTCTGGTGGCAGCCTACAGTGGGGACAGTGACCCAGAGGAGGGGGGTGCAGCAGAGCCGGAGCGCGATGGTGGTGAGCAGGGCCAGGATCAGCTGACGGACTGGAAGAAGATGGCCTGCCTGCTGTGTAGGAGACAGTTCCCCAATAAGGACGGCCTGGTGCGCCACCAGCAGCTCTCTGACCTTCACAAG CAAAACCTGGAGGTCCACCGCAGATCTAAGCTGAGTGAGGCTGAGCTGGAAGAGCTGGAGAGGAAAGAGACCGAG ATGAAGTACAGAGACCGGGctgcggagaggagagagaaatacgGCATCCCTGAACCCCCAGCACCCAAAAAGAAGAAATTCACAGCACAGCCAGCACCAGTCGT TAACTATGAGCAACCCACCAAAGACGGTCTGAACAGTGACAACATTGGGAACAAGATGCTGCAGGCCATGGGATGGCAGGAAGGCAGAGGTCTGGGCCGCAACCAGCAGGGCATCACTGCACCTATTGAG GCCCAGCTGAGGGCGAAGGGAGCTGGTCTGGGAACCAAAGGCAGCAGCTACGGCCTGTCTGCCTCAGACACTTACAAAGACGCTGTCCGCAAAGCCATGTTTGCCCGCTTCACTGAAATGGAGTGA
- the LOC139413276 gene encoding RNA-binding protein 5-like isoform X2: MFSSPPQSLIVVTTIEMGADKRVSRTERSGRYGGNNQGRGERRERGDQEREHVTRRWGEERRIERYDGGEHRGNRASPEQRDRKRRNNDGAEEGYHSDGDYPEQDYRGEPGEEKESKTIMLRGLSLHVTEGDIRAALDQLEGPQPIDVRLMKKRTGISRGFAFVEFYHLQDATRWMETNQKLLVIQGKSVAMHYSNPRHKFEDWLCNTCGLYNFRRRLKCFRCGASKAECETNTTGVRETQQSGDYYGDTIILRNIAPLTTVEAIMTALAPYANLSTSNIRLIKDKQTGQNRGFTFVQLSSPLEASQLLTILQGLQPPLKLDGKTIGVDYAKSARKDLLLPDCNRISAFSVASTAIAAAQWSSSQPQQGAEGQLSEYSYLEEGYVPYTQDYQAYYQQAAGDLSQGNGILGAAPAATGVVISQVAQVYQPRLISHTATQALQLAQQLEAKQTGVHSATITAPVSTATATLSGLATDTAVPDTSTYQYDESSGYYFDPETGLYYDPNTHYYYNSQTQQYLYWDSEKQTYVPASAADQTEQTANAAAASKEAKESKERKQEKPKSKTAQQIAKDMERWAKSLNKQKENFKSSFQPVSQEERKEAAAADAGFTLFEKKAGSLEMLMSEAVQRPEEQAPTNSAKVGLVAAYSGDSDPEEGGAAEPERDGGEQGQDQLTDWKKMACLLCRRQFPNKDGLVRHQQLSDLHKQNLEVHRRSKLSEAELEELERKETEMKYRDRAAERREKYGIPEPPAPKKKKFTAQPAPVVNYEQPTKDGLNSDNIGNKMLQAMGWQEGRGLGRNQQGITAPIEAQLRAKGAGLGTKGSSYGLSASDTYKDAVRKAMFARFTEME, translated from the exons ATGTTCTCTTCCCCCCCCCAATCTTTGATAGTCGTGACAACCATTGAAATGGGAGCTGATAAGCG GGTGAGTCGCACAGAGCGTAGCGGCAGATACGGCGGCAACAATCAGGGCCGGGGTGAGAGGCGAGAGCGAGGAGACCAGGAACGAGAGCACGTCACGCGACGCTGGGGTGAAGAGAGACGCATCGAACGCTACGATGGAGGGGAACACCGGGGGAACAGAGCCAGTCCAGAG cagagagacaggaagcgGCGGAACAACGATGGAGCTGAAGAAGGCTACCACTCTGATGGAGACTACCCGGAGCAGGACTACAGGGGGGAGccaggggaggagaaggagagtaaaACCATCATGCTCCGGGGCCTGTCTCTTCACGTCACAGAGGGAGAT ATCCGAGCTGCCCTGGACCAGCTGGAGGGACCCCAGCCAATAGATGTCCGGTTGATGAAGAAGAGGACAG GTATAAGCAGAGGTTTCGCCTTCGTGGAGTTTTATCACTTGCAAGATGCTACCCGATGGATGGAGACCAATCAG AAACTCCTGGTCATCCAAGGCAAGAGTGTGGCCATGCACTACAGCAACCCCCGGCACAAGTTTGAAGACTGGCTCTGCAACACT TGCGGCCTGTACAATTTCCGGAGGAGGCTGAAGTGCTTCAGGTGCGGAGCATCCAAAGCTG AGTGTGAAACCAACACCACTGGAGTCCGAGAGACCCAGCAGAGCGGAGACTACTACGGCGACA CGATCATCCTTAGGAACATCGCCCCCCTTACCACTGTGGAGGCCATAATGACTGCCCTGGCCCCCTACGCCAACCTGTCAACCAGCAACATCCGTCTCATCAAGGACAAACAGACGGGCCAGAACAGAGGCTTCACCTTCGTACAGCTTTCCTCCCCTCTG GAGGCTTCTCAGCTCCTAACTATCTTACAAGGACTGCAGCCCCCTCTCAAGCTGGATGGGAAGACCATCGGTGTGGACTATGCCAAGAGTGCCAGGAA GGATCTCTTGCTCCCAGACTGTAACCGGATCAGTGCCTTCTCTGTGGCCAgcacagccatcgctgctgcccagtggtcctCCAGCCAG CCACAGCAGGGTGCTGAAGGACAGCTGTCGGAGTACAGCTACCTAGAGGAGGGCTACGTTCCCTACACACAG GACTACCAGGCTTACTACCAGCAGGCAGCAGGAGACCTCTCCCAGGGGAACGGAATACTGGGAG CGGCCCCAGCTGCTACAGGAGTGGTGATCTCACAGGTTGCACAGGTCTACCAACCCCGCCTTATCAGTCACACTGCCACACAG GCACTGCAATTGGCCCAGCAACTGGAAGCAAAACAGACCGGAGTTCACTCTGCAACCATTACAGCGCCGGTTTCCACAGCAACAGCGACACTCTCTGGACTGGCCACAGACACTG CTGTTCCTGACACCTCCACCTACCAGTATGACGAGTCCTCGGGCTACTACTTCGACCCTGAAACTGGCCTCTACTACGACCCAAATACCCAT tactaCTATAATTCCCAAACACAGCAGTACCTGTACTGGGACAGCGAGAAGCAGACGTACGTCCCTGCCTCAGCCGCCGACCAAACTGAGCAGACGGCAAACGCAGCAGCAGCCAGCAAAGAGGCTAAGGAATCCAAGGAGAGGAAACAAGAGAAGCCCAAGAGCAAGACGGCTCAACAG ATTGCTAAGGACATGGAGCGCTGGGCGAAGAGTCTGAACAAGCAGAAGGAGAACTTCAAAAGCAGCTTCCAGCCCGTCAGccaggaagagaggaaagaggccgCGGCCGCCGACGCAGGCTTCACACTCTTCGAGAAGAAG GCTGGAAGCTTGGAAATGCTCATGTCAGAAGCAGTGCAGCGCCCAGAGGAGCAGGCCCCAACCAACTCAGCCAAG GTTGGTCTGGTGGCAGCCTACAGTGGGGACAGTGACCCAGAGGAGGGGGGTGCAGCAGAGCCGGAGCGCGATGGTGGTGAGCAGGGCCAGGATCAGCTGACGGACTGGAAGAAGATGGCCTGCCTGCTGTGTAGGAGACAGTTCCCCAATAAGGACGGCCTGGTGCGCCACCAGCAGCTCTCTGACCTTCACAAG CAAAACCTGGAGGTCCACCGCAGATCTAAGCTGAGTGAGGCTGAGCTGGAAGAGCTGGAGAGGAAAGAGACCGAG ATGAAGTACAGAGACCGGGctgcggagaggagagagaaatacgGCATCCCTGAACCCCCAGCACCCAAAAAGAAGAAATTCACAGCACAGCCAGCACCAGTCGT TAACTATGAGCAACCCACCAAAGACGGTCTGAACAGTGACAACATTGGGAACAAGATGCTGCAGGCCATGGGATGGCAGGAAGGCAGAGGTCTGGGCCGCAACCAGCAGGGCATCACTGCACCTATTGAG GCCCAGCTGAGGGCGAAGGGAGCTGGTCTGGGAACCAAAGGCAGCAGCTACGGCCTGTCTGCCTCAGACACTTACAAAGACGCTGTCCGCAAAGCCATGTTTGCCCGCTTCACTGAAATGGAGTGA